The proteins below come from a single Pseudomonadota bacterium genomic window:
- the secG gene encoding preprotein translocase subunit SecG translates to MITFLTVVYVIVCLFLILVVLLQAGKGGGMGSAFGGGSSQAVFGGAG, encoded by the coding sequence ATGATTACCTTCCTGACCGTGGTTTACGTGATTGTCTGCCTTTTCCTGATTCTGGTAGTGCTCCTTCAGGCTGGAAAGGGTGGAGGCATGGGGTCGGCCTTTGGTGGCGGCTCGAGCCAGGCTGTGTTCGGTGGGGCTGGC
- the tpiA gene encoding triose-phosphate isomerase, producing MHKTVAAAVDTVRELKDRLPPDPGCEVVVAPPFTALHALAKELAGCPVKLAAQNVHAENQGAFTGEISAPMLSEVGCTHVIVGHSERRELFGEDDEDVNRKLKAVLGARLTPIVCLGETIEQREAGATIERITDQLNRGLRGLDEAEARRLVVAYEPVWAIGTGRTAGPDDAQQAHAALRAQVRERFGEAVASAMRILYGGSARPDNAAGLLAEADVDGLLVGGASLAAESLASIVEAAEPRSSVGSENDSNGAAG from the coding sequence ATGCACAAGACGGTAGCCGCCGCAGTGGATACCGTGCGGGAGCTCAAGGACCGGCTGCCTCCGGATCCTGGCTGCGAGGTGGTTGTTGCGCCGCCGTTTACCGCGCTCCATGCGCTTGCCAAGGAGCTCGCTGGCTGCCCGGTCAAGCTCGCCGCTCAGAACGTACACGCGGAAAACCAAGGGGCGTTCACCGGTGAGATCAGCGCGCCCATGCTGAGCGAGGTCGGGTGCACGCACGTAATCGTCGGTCACTCCGAGCGCCGTGAGTTGTTCGGCGAGGACGACGAGGACGTGAACCGCAAGCTCAAAGCCGTTCTGGGTGCTCGGTTGACACCGATCGTGTGCCTGGGCGAGACCATCGAGCAGCGGGAGGCAGGCGCGACCATCGAGCGCATCACCGATCAGCTCAACCGAGGGCTCCGGGGTCTCGACGAGGCCGAAGCGCGGCGTTTGGTCGTTGCTTACGAGCCCGTGTGGGCCATCGGTACGGGCCGGACCGCAGGCCCTGACGACGCCCAGCAAGCGCATGCAGCGCTGAGGGCGCAGGTGCGCGAGCGGTTTGGCGAAGCGGTTGCCTCCGCCATGCGAATCCTCTATGGAGGCAGTGCTCGACCGGACAACGCGGCCGGGCTGCTCGCCGAGGCGGACGTAGATGGCCTGCTAGTGGGCGGTGCATCCCTGGCTGCGGAATCCCTGGCCTCCATCGTGGAGGCAGCGGAACCGCGGTCGAGCGTGGGCTCTGAGAACGACTCCAACGGAGCTGCAGGATGA
- the pgk gene encoding phosphoglycerate kinase translates to MRTVEELPLDNRRVLLRIDSDVPVAGGKVTDDTLVRQALPTVRFALDRGARLVLAGHTGDCRGRRTKDCSMEPVAVRFAELLSEQEVRLADDCLGDGARKVVSDLRAGQVAILENLEFHPGEAANDEGFARALAMLADVYVNDAPRVTHLRRASVHALPLLLRQRGIGFLLKRESDAYHRIRSGVPRPFVALVGGLRVDEKLALIEGLVEHVDALVLAGAPATTFLAARGVSIGSSTAPTERLPQVRSILHHARERDVQVLTPNDVVVTRDPCAGDTRTVSVGQIESDEVIVDIGQETANRFQRTLLQARSVFWSGAMAMHGRAEWRRSTEHMARMLADSGAFAIASGVTSASIVHAMGLADRFDLVSTGGAASLELLKGGKLPGLEVL, encoded by the coding sequence GTGAGGACGGTCGAGGAGCTCCCGCTTGACAACCGGCGCGTGCTGTTGCGGATCGATTCCGACGTACCGGTCGCGGGCGGCAAGGTCACCGACGACACCTTGGTGCGCCAGGCGCTGCCGACTGTCCGGTTCGCCCTGGACAGGGGAGCGCGGCTGGTGCTCGCCGGACACACGGGCGACTGCCGCGGCCGGCGAACAAAAGACTGTTCGATGGAGCCGGTCGCGGTGCGATTCGCTGAGCTGCTCAGCGAACAAGAAGTACGACTCGCAGACGACTGCCTTGGCGACGGCGCACGCAAAGTTGTGTCCGATCTACGCGCCGGCCAGGTCGCAATATTGGAAAATCTGGAATTTCACCCAGGCGAGGCGGCAAACGACGAGGGGTTCGCAAGAGCGCTGGCGATGCTGGCCGATGTCTACGTCAACGACGCTCCCAGGGTGACGCACCTCAGGCGAGCCTCGGTCCATGCCCTACCCCTGCTGCTTCGCCAGCGCGGCATCGGCTTCTTGCTGAAGCGCGAAAGCGATGCCTACCACCGCATCCGTTCTGGCGTACCGCGCCCTTTCGTCGCACTAGTTGGCGGGTTGCGGGTTGACGAGAAGCTCGCCCTGATCGAAGGGCTCGTAGAGCATGTGGACGCCCTTGTGTTGGCAGGAGCACCGGCAACGACCTTCCTGGCCGCACGGGGTGTCTCGATCGGAAGCAGCACCGCGCCCACCGAGAGACTGCCTCAAGTGCGCAGCATCCTGCACCATGCGCGCGAGCGCGATGTGCAAGTACTGACACCCAACGATGTGGTAGTCACCAGGGATCCGTGCGCCGGCGACACCAGGACGGTCTCCGTGGGCCAGATCGAAAGCGACGAGGTGATCGTCGACATCGGTCAAGAGACCGCCAACCGCTTCCAAAGGACCCTGCTGCAGGCGCGCTCGGTGTTCTGGAGTGGAGCCATGGCAATGCACGGGCGAGCCGAGTGGCGCCGGAGCACCGAGCACATGGCGCGCATGCTTGCGGACAGCGGTGCGTTTGCCATCGCGAGTGGGGTGACAAGCGCGTCGATCGTGCATGCGATGGGCCTGGCCGACCGTTTCGACCTCGTCTCGACAGGCGGCGCGGCGTCACTCGAGTTGCTGAAGGGCGGCAAATTGCCCGGGCTGGAGGTACTGTAG
- the gap gene encoding type I glyceraldehyde-3-phosphate dehydrogenase, translated as MATKFAINGFGRIGRCVLRSIVQAEAAGATQSRSLELVGINDLTNAKTLAHLLKYDSVHGVLDQEVRADGETLIVGSRKIPIFAEKDPAKLPWKSLEADIVMECTGVFRSKAKCQGHIDAGAKRVIISAPGGSDVDATFCVGINTEQYDPSRHQVVSNASCTTNCLAPVAKVVHENFGITKGHMVTVHSYTNDQNVLDLPHKDLRRARAAAMSMIPTTTGAAKAIGLVLPDLKGKLDGTAIRVPTPNVSIVCLSCNVAKATSTEEVNAALKAASEGPLSGILGYEEAPLVSTDFIGDPRSSIVDAAQTQVCGDDLLEVQSWYDNEWGFSERMLDLALHLSG; from the coding sequence ATGGCTACGAAATTCGCGATCAATGGTTTCGGGCGCATAGGCCGCTGTGTGCTCCGGTCGATCGTGCAAGCCGAGGCTGCAGGCGCGACCCAGAGCAGGAGCCTGGAGCTGGTGGGGATCAACGACCTCACCAACGCCAAGACCCTGGCTCACCTGCTGAAGTACGATTCGGTGCACGGCGTGCTGGATCAGGAAGTGCGTGCCGATGGGGAAACGCTGATCGTGGGAAGCAGGAAGATACCGATCTTTGCCGAGAAGGATCCCGCGAAGCTCCCGTGGAAGTCGCTGGAAGCCGACATCGTCATGGAATGTACGGGCGTGTTCCGCAGCAAGGCGAAGTGCCAGGGGCACATCGATGCCGGCGCCAAGCGCGTGATCATCAGCGCACCTGGCGGTTCCGACGTTGACGCGACGTTTTGCGTGGGGATCAACACCGAGCAGTACGACCCTTCACGGCATCAGGTGGTTTCAAACGCCTCGTGTACCACGAACTGCCTGGCTCCGGTTGCCAAGGTGGTTCACGAGAACTTCGGGATCACCAAGGGTCACATGGTCACGGTACACTCCTACACCAACGACCAGAACGTGCTGGATCTGCCCCACAAGGATCTGCGTCGCGCCCGCGCAGCCGCCATGTCGATGATCCCGACCACGACCGGTGCGGCAAAGGCGATCGGTCTGGTGTTGCCGGATCTCAAAGGCAAGCTCGACGGAACCGCAATCCGCGTGCCGACTCCCAATGTCTCTATCGTATGCCTGTCCTGCAACGTAGCCAAGGCAACCAGCACGGAAGAAGTAAACGCCGCCCTCAAGGCAGCCTCCGAGGGTCCGCTGTCGGGCATCCTCGGCTACGAGGAGGCGCCCCTTGTGTCAACGGACTTCATTGGCGACCCTCGCTCGTCCATCGTGGACGCTGCCCAGACGCAGGTTTGTGGCGATGATTTGCTCGAGGTTCAGAGCTGGTACGACAACGAGTGGGGGTTTTCCGAGCGCATGCTCGACCTGGCCCTGCACCTCTCGGGCTAG